One genomic region from Sander lucioperca isolate FBNREF2018 chromosome 3, SLUC_FBN_1.2, whole genome shotgun sequence encodes:
- the rpl13 gene encoding 60S ribosomal protein L13 encodes MAPSRNGMLLNPHFHKDWQKRVRTWFNQPARKIRRRKARQAKARLIAPRPVAGPLRPQVRCPTIRYHTKVRSGRGFTLEELKAAGIHKKTARTIGIAVDSRRRNRSTESLQANVQRLKEYRSKLILFPRKASAPKKGDSTEEELKMATQLAGPVMPIKTVHKKEKARVISEDEKNFKAFASLRMARANARLFGIRAKRAKEAAEQDVEKKK; translated from the exons ATGGCCCCCAGCCGGAATGGAATGCTCCTGAACCCTCACTTCCACAAGGACTGGCAGAAAAGAGTGCGCACCTGGTTCAACCAGCCAGCCAGGAAGATCCGCAG GCGAAAGGCTCGTCAGGCTAAGGCCCGTCTCATTGCTCCCCGTCCTGTTGCTGGACCATTGAGGCCTCAGGTGAGGTGTCCCACAATCAGGTACCACACCAAGGTTCGTTCCGGACGTGGCTTCACTCTGGAGGAACTCAAG GCAGCTGGCATCCACAAAAAGACAGCCCGCACCATCGGCATCGCAGTTGACTCTCGCCGTCGCAACAGATCCACAGAATCTCTTCAGGCCAACGTGCAGCGTCTGAAGGAGTACCGCTCCAAGCTCATCCTGTTCCCCAGGAAGGCTTCTGCTCCCAAGAAGGGAGACAGCACT GAGGAGGAACTCAAGATGGCCACTCAGCTCGCTGGTCCAGTAATGCCCATCAAAACA gTGCACAAGAAGGAGAAGGCTCGGGTTATCTCTGAGGATGAGAAGAACTTCAAGGCTTTCGCCAGCCTGCGTATGGCCCGCGCCAATGCTCGTCTCTTTGGCATACGTGCCAAGAGAGCCAAAGAGGCTGCCGAGCAGGACGTGGAAAAGAAGAAGTGA